Proteins encoded in a region of the Homo sapiens chromosome 20, GRCh38.p14 Primary Assembly genome:
- the ABHD16B gene encoding ABHD16B, giving the protein MCVICFVKALVRVFKIYLTASYTYPFRGWPVAFRWDDVRAVGRSSSHRALTCAAAAAGVWLLRDETLGGDALGRPPRGARSQAQCLLQQLRELPGQLASYALAHSLGRWLVYPGSVSLMTRALLPLLQQGQERLVERYHGRRAKLVACDGNEIDTMFMDRRQHPGSHVHGPRLVICCEGNAGFYEMGCLSAPLEAGYSVLGWNHPGFGSSTGVPFPQHDANAMDVVVEYALHRLHFPPAHLVVYGWSVGGFTATWATMTYPELGALVLDATFDDLVPLALKVMPHSWKGLVVRTVREHFNLNVAEQLCCYPGPVLLLRRTQDDVVSTSGRLRPLSPGDVEGNRGNELLLRLLEHRYPVVMAREGRAVVTRWLRAGSLAQEAAFYARYRVDEDWCLALLRSYRARCEEELEGEEALGPHGPAFPWLVGQGLSSRRRRRLALFLARKHLKNVEATHFSPLEPEEFQLPWRL; this is encoded by the coding sequence ATGTGCGTCATCTGCTTCGTGAAGGCGCTGGTGCGCGTGTTCAAGATCTACCTGACCGCCAGCTACACCTACCCATTCCGCGGCTGGCCCGTGGCCTTCCGCTGGGATGACGTGCGCGCCGTGGGCCGGAGCAGCAGCCACCGGGCGCTGACCTGCGCGGCAGCCGCGGCGGGCGTGTGGTTGCTGCGGGACGAGACGCTGGGCGGGGATGCGCTGGGGCGGCCTCCACGTGGGGCGcgcagccaggcgcagtgcctcTTGCAGCAGCTCCGCGAGCTGCCCGGCCAGCTCGCTAGCTACGCGCTGGCCCACTCGCTGGGCCGCTGGCTCGTGTACCCCGGCTCCGTGTCCCTGATGACGCGCgcgctgctgccgctgctgcagCAGGGCCAAGAGCGCCTCGTGGAGCGCTACCACGGCCGGCGCGCCAAGCTGGTGGCCTGTGACGGCAACGAGATCGACACTATGTTCATGGACCGCCGCCAGCACCCGGGCAGCCACGTGCACGGGCCGCGCCTCGTCATCTGCTGCGAAGGCAACGCGGGCTTCTACGAGATGGGCTGTCTGTCTGCACCGCTCGAGGCCGGCTACTCCGTGCTGGGCTGGAACCACCCCGGCTTCGGCAGCAGCACTGGCGTGCCCTTCCCTCAGCACGACGCCAACGCCATGGACGTGGTGGTCGAGTACGCACTGCACCGCCTGCACTTCCCGCCCGCGCACCTGGTGGTCTACGGCTGGTCTGTTGGCGGCTTCACGGCCACCTGGGCCACCATGACCTACCCGGAGCTGGGTGCACTGGTGCTGGACGCCACCTTCGACGACCTTGTGCCGCTGGCGCTGAAGGTCATGCCCCACAGTTGGAAGGGGCTGGtggtgcgcaccgtgcgcgagcacTTCAACCTCAACGTGGCCGAGCAGCTGTGCTGCTACCCGGGGCCGGTGCTGCTGCTCCGACGCACGCAGGATGACGTGGTCAGCACTTCGGGCCGCCTGCGCCCCCTGTCACCTGGTGACGTGGAGGGCAACCGGGGCAATGAGCTGCTGCTGCGCCTGCTGGAGCACCGCTACCCCGTCGTGATGGCGCGAGAGGGCCGCGCCGTCGTCACCCGCTGGCTGCGCGCTGGCAGCTTGGCGCAGGAGGCCGCCTTCTATGCACGCTACCGCGTGGACGAGGACTGGTGCCTGGCGCTGCTGCGCTCCTACCGTGCACGCTGCGAAGAGGAGCTGGAGGGCGAGGAGGCCCTGGGGCCACACGGACCCGCCTTCCCATGGCTGGTGGGCCAGGGCCTGAGCTCGCGGCGGCGCCGGCGCCTCGCACTGTTCCTGGCTCGGAAGCACCTCAAGAACGTGGAGGCGACTCACTTCAGCCCTCTGGAGCCTGAGGAGTTTCAGTTGCCCTGGCGGCTGTAA